In one Sphingobacterium daejeonense genomic region, the following are encoded:
- a CDS encoding plastocyanin/azurin family copper-binding protein: MKKLFIIPALVLAIGITSCGNNAEKKEEGASTETTTPTETEATTTTETVPGIENVTLSNAWTVEGNDQMQFNTNLIRVKAGEPVELTFKNVGTMPIESMGHNFVVLKPGVDIATFGGEAAAAADNQYIPKSALSSIVAHTKLLGPGQEDKITFTLEKGVYPYLCSFPGHFGIMQGKIVAE, from the coding sequence ATGAAGAAATTATTCATCATTCCAGCGCTAGTTTTAGCAATTGGAATTACTTCTTGTGGCAATAACGCTGAGAAGAAAGAGGAAGGCGCTTCAACCGAAACCACTACACCAACAGAAACTGAAGCAACTACGACAACTGAGACTGTACCAGGGATAGAGAATGTTACTCTATCGAATGCATGGACAGTTGAAGGAAACGATCAAATGCAATTTAATACAAACTTAATTCGTGTTAAAGCTGGAGAGCCTGTAGAATTAACGTTCAAAAACGTAGGTACTATGCCAATCGAGTCAATGGGTCATAACTTTGTAGTTTTGAAACCAGGCGTTGATATCGCTACATTTGGAGGAGAGGCTGCGGCTGCAGCGGATAATCAATATATCCCTAAATCTGCATTATCTTCAATCGTTGCGCACACAAAATTATTAGGTCCAGGTCAAGAAGATAAAATTACATTTACTTTAGAAAAAGGTGTTTATCCTTATCTATGTAGTTTCCCTGGTCACTTTGGAATTATGCAAGGTAAAATCGTTGCAGAATAA
- a CDS encoding response regulator has translation MKTINILILDDKEENIISLHALLQEVDHVNIISSTDPNDALKICWKDDISIALVDVQMPEINGFEFVSLLKSNPKTSHIMAIMVTAISKEDKYLLKGLESGAVDYLYKPLNPEITIAKVKSFVQQILIQQELIQKNKELEESKIELLKTREEAIQARKSKEIFLANMSHEIRTPINGIMGIMHMFKSSELTVEQKDWLKRLDNASHSLLLIINDILDLSKIDSGMLKIEFEDFSLTKMIEDINRIFKIKATHKNLKFNIEVEEDVPQYIHYDSLRLQQIISNFVSNSLKFTEKGSIKLTVQVINKDFERYQLRFSVKDTGIGIREDSVDKIFMAFEQADDGITKKFGGTGLGLAIVKRLAKLLNGDVGANSVYGEGSEFYFEGWFEESAQSEVEKEKEVPTYNSFPKFEKMKVLVAEDNELNSFMLAHMLRSWNCHVDIVKNGRLALEKVESEQYDLILMDTHMPIMSGFEAIKEIKNHIIPEKHGIPIITISASVLEHEQAAAYQAGADGVIGKPFDPIELYQKIIQVTNKNKNPKMTS, from the coding sequence ATGAAAACGATCAATATTCTGATATTGGATGATAAGGAAGAAAATATCATCAGTCTTCATGCCTTGCTACAGGAAGTAGACCATGTAAATATCATAAGTTCCACTGATCCCAACGATGCTCTTAAAATTTGTTGGAAGGATGATATATCAATTGCTTTGGTAGACGTTCAAATGCCGGAAATCAATGGATTTGAGTTTGTTTCATTACTAAAATCAAATCCTAAAACCAGTCATATCATGGCTATCATGGTTACCGCCATTTCGAAGGAAGATAAATACCTCTTGAAAGGTTTAGAAAGTGGTGCTGTTGATTATCTCTACAAGCCATTAAATCCTGAAATCACTATTGCAAAGGTTAAATCTTTTGTTCAACAGATTTTGATTCAGCAGGAACTGATTCAAAAGAACAAGGAACTTGAAGAATCCAAGATTGAATTATTAAAAACTCGTGAGGAGGCTATTCAAGCCAGGAAATCTAAAGAAATATTTTTAGCCAACATGAGCCATGAGATCCGAACACCTATTAATGGCATTATGGGAATCATGCACATGTTCAAAAGTTCGGAGTTAACGGTAGAACAAAAAGACTGGTTAAAAAGGTTGGACAATGCTTCACATTCATTATTATTGATTATCAATGACATTTTGGATCTTTCGAAGATAGATTCAGGGATGTTGAAAATTGAATTTGAGGATTTCAGTCTGACAAAGATGATTGAGGACATCAATAGGATTTTCAAGATCAAGGCTACCCACAAGAACCTCAAGTTCAATATTGAAGTTGAAGAAGATGTTCCACAGTATATACATTATGATTCTTTACGTCTACAACAAATCATTAGCAATTTCGTATCAAACAGTTTAAAGTTCACTGAAAAAGGATCTATTAAATTGACTGTTCAAGTCATTAACAAGGATTTTGAGCGTTATCAACTTCGTTTTTCGGTAAAAGACACTGGAATTGGTATTCGTGAGGATTCTGTTGACAAAATATTTATGGCTTTTGAACAGGCAGACGATGGTATTACCAAAAAATTTGGCGGTACGGGTCTAGGCTTGGCAATTGTTAAACGTTTGGCCAAGTTACTCAACGGAGATGTTGGAGCCAACAGTGTCTATGGTGAAGGTTCTGAATTTTATTTTGAGGGTTGGTTTGAGGAGTCGGCGCAGAGTGAAGTTGAAAAAGAGAAAGAAGTTCCTACGTACAACAGCTTTCCAAAATTTGAAAAGATGAAAGTTTTGGTAGCTGAGGACAATGAATTGAACTCGTTCATGTTGGCGCATATGTTAAGAAGTTGGAATTGCCATGTTGATATTGTCAAAAATGGCCGTCTTGCTCTTGAAAAGGTTGAGAGTGAGCAATATGATCTGATCTTAATGGACACCCATATGCCTATTATGAGTGGTTTTGAGGCGATCAAGGAAATCAAGAATCACATTATTCCTGAAAAGCATGGTATTCCAATCATCACTATTTCAGCTTCGGTATTGGAGCATGAGCAAGCTGCGGCCTATCAAGCTGGTGCCGACGGTGTTATTGGCAAACCATTTGATCCGATCGAGCTATATCAAAAAATAATTCAGGTAACTAATAAAAATAAGAATCCAAAAATGACCTCTTAA
- a CDS encoding chemotaxis protein CheB encodes MEIPSENIIVIGGSAGAYELIVEILDSLPTAFSDAIVIVLHRNSKYETKIESSLSKRLNRNVISVRDKLPILGNHIYFAPPGYHTLVEPDHIFSLDISDPVQFSRPSIDVFFESVAAVYGNHATAFILSGANNDGSEGIKTLINYGAVCYAQNPQEAVIETMPQAGMQSSKKVKVLSNQQIIDYFSQLT; translated from the coding sequence ATGGAGATTCCATCAGAAAACATCATCGTTATCGGCGGTTCCGCAGGGGCCTATGAACTGATAGTGGAAATTCTTGACAGTCTTCCAACAGCATTCAGCGACGCTATTGTCATTGTGCTTCACCGAAATTCGAAGTACGAAACGAAAATAGAATCCAGTTTATCAAAACGGCTCAATCGCAATGTTATTTCAGTTCGCGACAAACTTCCGATATTAGGAAATCACATATATTTTGCACCTCCGGGTTACCACACTTTAGTGGAACCGGATCATATTTTTTCTTTGGACATTTCTGATCCTGTTCAGTTTTCCAGGCCATCTATCGATGTTTTTTTTGAATCAGTTGCTGCAGTTTATGGTAATCATGCGACAGCATTTATTCTATCTGGAGCAAATAATGATGGATCAGAAGGAATAAAGACCTTAATTAACTATGGAGCGGTTTGCTATGCACAGAACCCTCAGGAAGCAGTGATTGAGACTATGCCGCAAGCAGGAATGCAATCCTCGAAAAAGGTTAAGGTTCTTTCCAATCAACAAATTATAGATTATTTCAGTCAGTTAACGTAA
- a CDS encoding CheR family methyltransferase, translated as MAELKGPYELSFQEVEEIVFLLKNVSDFDLSGYTRSSLKRRIQRIMNLEDMDMVDLKNALINVDGFQQYFIQEVTVNVTEMFRDPGFFNKLNKEIIPYLQTFPRIKIWSAGCSTGEEVYSLAILLKENNLSDRSFIYGTDINSKVLDVAKKGIYPLKKFKEYSDNFNAYNSTESLSNYYTARYDAAIINHDLRQNILFSTHNLATDQVFNEFQLITCRNVLIYFDLRLQEHVINLFYQSLALFGFLCLGTKETLIRHDIMENFKVIDKEYNIYQKIK; from the coding sequence ATGGCTGAGTTAAAGGGTCCTTATGAGTTGAGTTTTCAAGAGGTAGAAGAAATCGTATTTCTACTGAAGAATGTATCTGATTTTGATTTATCAGGATATACACGTTCTTCATTAAAACGTAGGATTCAGCGGATCATGAATCTTGAAGACATGGATATGGTTGATTTGAAAAATGCCTTGATCAATGTCGATGGATTTCAGCAATACTTTATTCAGGAAGTGACCGTCAATGTTACTGAAATGTTCCGTGACCCTGGTTTTTTCAATAAACTCAACAAGGAAATCATCCCTTATCTACAGACCTTTCCTAGGATAAAGATTTGGAGCGCAGGCTGCTCAACTGGCGAGGAAGTTTATTCTTTAGCCATATTATTAAAAGAAAATAACCTGAGTGACCGATCATTTATTTATGGCACTGATATCAATAGCAAAGTTCTAGATGTCGCAAAAAAAGGGATCTATCCTCTGAAGAAGTTCAAGGAATATTCAGATAATTTCAATGCATATAATTCTACTGAAAGTCTGTCCAATTATTATACGGCAAGATATGATGCAGCGATTATCAATCACGATCTAAGACAGAACATTTTATTCTCGACACATAATTTAGCTACTGACCAGGTTTTTAATGAGTTTCAGCTCATCACCTGTAGGAATGTATTGATTTACTTCGATCTCAGGCTACAAGAACATGTCATCAATTTATTCTATCAATCATTAGCTTTATTTGGGTTTCTATGTTTGGGGACAAAGGAGACCTTGATTCGACATGATATCATGGAGAATTTTAAAGTGATTGACAAGGAATATAACATCTACCAAAAAATCAAATAG
- a CDS encoding hybrid sensor histidine kinase/response regulator, whose product MNKFSQLRWQFIASIIVANLIIIFSYWYFLNKQNAYSNNINHYIELGQERFYLIQEWELDLQKLSKYKNLERNSEPLVEEQLNDEVQEIIRKIEEPNDLYAVAPASVEFVKTLTQSIVNNDHDFNTENSDAILKSLAEEQTRINEARNAFTNDVILARQTLTDQGNKELSRTRIFTAILGVLSLLVIFFAFFQTLRILEYLRRNTRKEKELNNNLTKTSEELENVNWVLTNSSKLHNTISSVNSEAEIANTSLGVISEVTKSFAGAFYIRKIDSYEFALKDSIGLDEIDKIEEFKLGEGILGSVVDSKKPKILPSIDINNTKIKTGTIKAIEADVILYPIVYEDYCIALIEIIGTYPESKRENILTYLNRTSRSIGSSLHSRQSHALVEGLLEETQRQTEELEAQQEELRITNEELVYKTNLLEASEEELRVQQEELSQANKELNEKAAELEKRNTDLNHAHTIVEQKITEVEQASKYKSEFMANMSHELRTPLNSILILAKLLQDNKHDNLSDEQVKYASVIHNAGSDLLQLINELLDLAKIESGKVEIHKDSINSKSFASNLESLFKEVAKEKSIQFKIDTSNSPEEFITDEYRLEQVLKNFLSNAFKFTAPNGEIKLQIFNQTGNLHFAVSDNGKGISEDKQALIFEAFRQEDGSTSRKYGGTGLGLSISKEIASLLGGRITLESESGKGSKFTLIIPFNEVPEATQKSHPIAAKPLISTKLPQEGDIVSITEVKLDDLEIELRENKTILIIEDDVNFADILKEFAEEFGFHVQNAYDGMAGIQMAKDFIPDAIILDVMLPLADGWEVLKTLKANESTKHIPIHMMSAANFNKKDFLESGAIGFMAKPVTGESISQAFENIKLNVDKELKKILLIEDQEFQSDLIKKAFAEQNINVIQAFTVESGLKKLEQEKNLDCIILDVKLPDGSGLEMLDVIKSNPKYEKLPVIINTAYDLSTEQTERIMRHTQSMVLKSSKSNNRLIDEVNLFLNKLSKPAYNPIKHPEKISPKENYGTSTLDHKTVLIADDDMRNVFALTSSLQQYNMQIEIANNGLEALNILNDGNKTIDIVLMDIMMPEMDGYEAIQEIRKNKKFNQLPIIAVTAKAMKGDREKSIELGANDYVSKPIDLDKLVSLMQVWLS is encoded by the coding sequence ATGAATAAGTTTAGTCAATTAAGATGGCAATTTATTGCAAGTATTATTGTTGCCAATCTAATAATTATTTTTTCTTATTGGTATTTCCTCAACAAACAGAACGCCTATTCTAATAACATCAATCACTACATTGAATTAGGTCAAGAACGTTTTTATTTGATTCAAGAATGGGAGCTTGACCTTCAGAAACTTTCTAAGTACAAGAATCTAGAACGTAATTCAGAACCTTTGGTTGAAGAACAACTGAATGATGAAGTTCAAGAAATCATCAGAAAGATAGAAGAACCCAACGATCTATATGCTGTTGCGCCTGCTTCAGTCGAGTTTGTTAAAACTCTTACACAATCAATTGTCAATAATGACCATGATTTCAACACTGAAAATTCTGACGCTATTTTAAAGTCATTGGCTGAAGAACAGACTCGTATAAATGAAGCTAGAAACGCCTTCACCAATGATGTGATACTTGCACGGCAAACCTTGACCGATCAAGGAAACAAAGAACTTTCAAGAACTAGGATATTTACAGCAATATTAGGAGTTTTATCTTTGCTGGTCATTTTCTTCGCTTTTTTCCAAACCTTGAGGATCTTGGAATACCTGCGAAGAAATACAAGAAAAGAAAAAGAACTCAACAATAATCTGACGAAGACTTCCGAAGAGCTTGAAAATGTTAACTGGGTGTTGACGAATTCTTCCAAGCTTCATAATACCATCTCTAGTGTAAATTCTGAAGCTGAGATTGCAAATACATCTTTGGGAGTGATTTCCGAAGTCACAAAATCATTTGCTGGTGCTTTTTACATTCGTAAAATTGACTCTTATGAGTTTGCTTTAAAGGATTCAATTGGTCTCGATGAAATTGATAAAATTGAAGAGTTCAAATTAGGTGAAGGAATACTCGGTTCTGTGGTTGATTCTAAAAAACCTAAAATCCTTCCTTCAATCGACATCAACAATACAAAGATAAAAACCGGCACAATAAAAGCTATTGAAGCAGATGTAATCTTATATCCAATTGTATATGAAGATTATTGCATTGCCTTAATAGAAATTATTGGAACTTATCCAGAATCAAAACGTGAAAATATTTTAACGTACCTCAATAGAACAAGTCGTTCTATTGGTTCTTCGCTACACAGCAGACAAAGTCATGCATTGGTTGAAGGCTTATTGGAAGAAACTCAACGACAAACCGAAGAACTTGAGGCACAACAAGAAGAGTTGCGAATTACAAATGAGGAATTGGTTTATAAAACCAACTTATTAGAGGCGTCTGAGGAAGAATTACGTGTTCAACAAGAAGAACTCTCCCAAGCCAATAAAGAGCTTAATGAAAAAGCCGCAGAACTGGAAAAAAGAAATACTGATTTAAATCATGCACATACCATTGTTGAACAGAAGATAACTGAGGTTGAACAGGCCAGTAAATATAAGTCAGAATTTATGGCAAACATGAGCCATGAATTAAGGACGCCATTGAATAGTATCTTGATCTTGGCCAAACTACTTCAAGACAACAAGCATGATAATCTAAGTGATGAGCAGGTTAAATATGCATCTGTAATTCATAATGCCGGATCAGATCTATTGCAATTAATCAATGAATTGCTTGATTTGGCAAAAATTGAATCAGGTAAAGTTGAGATCCACAAGGATTCAATTAACAGTAAGTCATTTGCTTCCAATTTAGAATCCCTGTTTAAAGAGGTAGCGAAGGAAAAATCAATTCAATTTAAAATTGACACTTCTAATTCACCTGAGGAATTCATTACAGATGAATACCGTCTTGAACAGGTTTTAAAGAACTTCCTTTCTAATGCATTTAAGTTCACGGCTCCAAATGGTGAGATTAAACTTCAAATTTTCAACCAAACTGGCAATCTTCATTTTGCAGTTTCTGACAATGGAAAGGGAATATCTGAAGATAAACAAGCATTGATTTTCGAAGCATTCCGACAAGAAGATGGATCCACGAGTCGGAAGTATGGTGGCACAGGGCTAGGTTTATCAATTTCAAAAGAAATAGCATCCTTATTAGGTGGGCGTATAACATTAGAGAGTGAATCAGGGAAAGGAAGTAAGTTCACCTTGATCATTCCATTTAATGAAGTTCCAGAGGCAACTCAAAAGTCACATCCTATAGCTGCCAAACCTCTTATTTCTACAAAATTGCCACAAGAAGGTGATATTGTTTCAATTACTGAGGTCAAGCTGGATGACCTTGAGATTGAACTCCGAGAAAACAAAACCATTCTTATCATTGAAGATGATGTCAATTTTGCTGACATTCTGAAGGAATTTGCTGAAGAATTCGGGTTTCATGTTCAAAATGCATATGATGGCATGGCGGGTATTCAGATGGCCAAAGACTTCATTCCAGATGCCATCATCCTAGATGTTATGCTACCATTGGCTGACGGATGGGAAGTTTTGAAAACCTTGAAGGCAAATGAATCCACCAAGCATATTCCTATCCATATGATGTCAGCGGCCAATTTCAACAAGAAGGATTTCCTTGAAAGTGGAGCAATTGGTTTCATGGCAAAACCTGTGACAGGAGAAAGTATCAGTCAAGCATTTGAAAACATCAAGCTGAATGTGGACAAGGAATTGAAGAAGATACTTTTGATAGAAGATCAGGAATTCCAGAGTGACCTTATTAAAAAAGCTTTCGCAGAGCAGAACATCAATGTTATTCAAGCTTTCACTGTTGAATCAGGATTAAAAAAGTTAGAACAGGAGAAGAACTTAGATTGTATCATTTTAGATGTCAAGTTACCTGATGGCAGCGGTTTGGAAATGTTGGATGTCATCAAATCCAATCCTAAGTATGAAAAGCTACCTGTAATCATAAACACAGCGTATGATTTAAGTACAGAACAAACGGAAAGGATTATGAGACATACACAGTCTATGGTTTTAAAGTCTAGTAAATCAAACAATAGATTGATTGATGAGGTGAACCTTTTCTTAAATAAACTTTCCAAGCCAGCTTATAATCCTATAAAGCATCCTGAGAAGATAAGTCCTAAGGAGAATTACGGAACAAGTACTCTTGATCACAAAACGGTTTTGATTGCTGATGACGATATGCGGAATGTATTTGCCTTAACTTCTTCACTCCAGCAGTACAATATGCAGATTGAAATTGCAAACAATGGATTGGAGGCCTTAAACATTCTCAACGATGGCAACAAGACGATAGATATTGTTTTAATGGATATCATGATGCCAGAAATGGACGGCTATGAGGCGATTCAGGAAATAAGGAAAAACAAAAAGTTCAATCAATTGCCTATCATAGCCGTAACTGCAAAGGCGATGAAAGGTGACCGTGAGAAATCAATAGAGCTAGGAGCGAATGACTATGTCAGCAAGCCTATTGATTTAGACAAATTAGTATCATTAATGCAAGTATGGCTGAGTTAA
- a CDS encoding KdsC family phosphatase produces the protein MVLKKFAGIKAVVLDVDGVLTDGKLLVTENGEQLRSFFVKDGYAMQLAVKMGLHIWVISGGKSEGVRKRLEGLGITEIHLGVKNKMEILKQLQAKYELNHFDLMYVGDDMPDYEVMQAVGLAVCPNDAVEDIKTISHYMSPKNGGEGVVRDVLEKILKLKGKWGVQTEIKSV, from the coding sequence ATGGTCTTAAAAAAATTTGCTGGGATTAAAGCAGTAGTATTGGATGTCGATGGGGTATTAACTGATGGGAAACTTTTGGTTACCGAAAATGGAGAACAGCTTCGTTCCTTCTTTGTAAAAGATGGATATGCTATGCAATTAGCTGTAAAAATGGGTTTGCATATTTGGGTTATCTCCGGAGGTAAATCTGAAGGTGTTCGCAAAAGACTAGAAGGACTGGGAATTACTGAAATCCATTTGGGGGTAAAGAATAAAATGGAAATATTGAAACAGCTCCAGGCAAAATATGAATTGAATCATTTCGATCTAATGTATGTGGGTGATGACATGCCAGACTACGAGGTAATGCAAGCGGTTGGACTTGCAGTATGCCCAAATGATGCGGTAGAAGATATCAAAACTATCTCGCATTATATGTCGCCAAAGAATGGGGGTGAAGGTGTGGTGAGAGATGTATTGGAGAAGATACTAAAACTCAAAGGTAAGTGGGGTGTTCAAACTGAAATTAAAAGTGTTTAA
- a CDS encoding Maf family nucleotide pyrophosphatase: MILQERIKNIPIILGSKSPRRKELLSSMDLAFTVEIRETDESFDESLDPISAVKFIAETKLGAFDDNGLYDKLIICADTVVVDHMGTVIGKPKDENEAIDVISGLSGKEHKVYTAVAISYQGKRISFVEETIVWFNELSGEEIKYYVMRYKPMDKAGSYGIQEWIGRVGIERIVGSYENVIGLPTARLQKELKKMFK; encoded by the coding sequence ATGATTTTACAGGAAAGAATAAAAAATATTCCTATCATTTTAGGATCTAAATCTCCAAGAAGAAAAGAATTATTGTCCTCAATGGACCTTGCATTTACTGTAGAGATTAGGGAAACAGATGAAAGCTTTGATGAAAGTTTAGATCCTATTTCCGCCGTGAAATTTATAGCTGAAACAAAGTTAGGTGCTTTCGATGATAATGGATTGTACGATAAATTGATCATCTGTGCAGATACTGTTGTTGTAGATCACATGGGTACTGTAATTGGTAAACCAAAGGATGAAAATGAAGCTATTGACGTAATTTCAGGACTTTCAGGCAAAGAACATAAAGTATATACTGCAGTCGCTATTTCATATCAAGGAAAAAGAATTTCATTTGTTGAAGAAACCATAGTTTGGTTCAATGAGTTGTCTGGTGAAGAGATTAAATATTATGTTATGAGGTACAAACCAATGGACAAAGCGGGTTCTTATGGCATACAAGAATGGATCGGGAGAGTTGGCATTGAAAGGATTGTAGGTTCCTATGAAAACGTAATCGGTCTGCCTACTGCAAGACTTCAAAAAGAACTGAAAAAAATGTTCAAATAA
- a CDS encoding TonB-dependent receptor plug domain-containing protein, translated as MAGQINVELKKPHNSEKLYFNAYANNMGRTDVNLNLSHHINEKWSVGLLLHDNFMYNKEMNFSNNGFRDMPVGNLFSGVNRWHFENGKGIIAQFGVKFLHDDRVGGQIDFNEKTDKYTTNKYGLGFKNQRIEGFGKLGYVFPTNKHRSIGLQLSASQYKQESYFGLNSYDNEQNSFYANLLFQDILGNVAHKYKVGASLQYDKLNEDLNRYNSENDYSYQFGRKEAVAGAFAEYTFSPNEKFDAVLGLRQDYNNIYGWFTTPRAVLRYEPVLGTTIRLSSGRGQRTANIFAENLGIFASSRTINGLATLVNGEGAYGLKPEVSWNTGLTFDQSFQIFGRESGVSVELFHNNFQNQVVVDFENPREVSFYNLDGKSYSNSLQAELRFMPLNHFEVRMAYRMLDVKTDYNTGTLQKPLTAKHRGFMNLAYNLHSGWSFDYTLNVVGPKRLPNTSSNPVEYQLATHSDAYVTMNAQVSKSFGKNKNFDIYVGGENLSNFYQKDPILAFDQPFGQNFDTNMLWGPIAGRMFYTGIRYHIK; from the coding sequence ATGGCTGGACAGATCAATGTAGAATTAAAGAAACCTCACAACAGCGAGAAGCTTTATTTTAATGCCTATGCAAATAACATGGGAAGAACTGATGTGAACTTAAATTTATCCCATCATATCAATGAAAAATGGTCAGTTGGCCTCTTGTTGCATGATAATTTTATGTACAACAAAGAAATGAATTTCAGCAACAATGGTTTCCGCGATATGCCTGTAGGGAATTTATTTTCAGGAGTTAATCGTTGGCATTTTGAAAATGGGAAAGGTATTATTGCTCAATTTGGTGTAAAATTCTTGCATGATGACCGTGTCGGTGGACAGATTGATTTCAACGAAAAAACTGATAAGTACACGACTAACAAATATGGTCTAGGCTTCAAGAATCAAAGGATCGAAGGGTTTGGTAAATTAGGCTATGTATTCCCAACGAACAAACACCGCAGTATTGGTTTGCAACTATCAGCAAGTCAATATAAACAAGAAAGCTATTTTGGACTTAATTCATATGATAATGAACAGAATTCATTTTATGCGAACCTTCTTTTTCAAGATATTTTAGGAAATGTTGCGCATAAATATAAGGTTGGAGCTTCACTGCAATATGATAAATTGAATGAGGACCTGAATCGATATAATTCAGAGAATGATTACAGTTATCAGTTTGGCAGGAAAGAAGCTGTTGCGGGTGCTTTTGCGGAATATACTTTTAGTCCTAACGAGAAATTTGATGCTGTTTTAGGACTAAGGCAAGATTACAACAATATTTATGGTTGGTTTACTACGCCGAGAGCGGTATTACGTTATGAACCCGTTTTGGGGACAACGATTAGGTTGAGTTCTGGCCGCGGACAAAGAACTGCCAACATTTTTGCGGAGAATCTAGGAATCTTTGCTTCTAGCAGAACAATCAATGGACTGGCAACCTTAGTGAATGGAGAAGGTGCTTACGGATTAAAGCCTGAAGTATCATGGAATACCGGTCTTACCTTTGATCAGAGCTTTCAAATATTCGGTAGGGAATCTGGAGTTTCAGTTGAATTGTTCCACAATAATTTCCAAAATCAAGTCGTAGTTGATTTTGAAAATCCTCGTGAAGTTTCATTTTATAACTTAGATGGCAAATCATATTCTAATAGTTTACAGGCAGAGTTAAGATTTATGCCGTTGAATCATTTCGAAGTGAGAATGGCTTATAGAATGTTAGATGTAAAGACGGATTATAATACAGGTACATTGCAAAAACCTTTGACAGCCAAACATAGAGGATTCATGAATTTGGCTTATAATCTCCATTCGGGATGGAGTTTTGATTATACTTTAAATGTAGTTGGTCCTAAAAGATTGCCAAATACGAGTAGCAATCCTGTAGAATATCAATTGGCAACACATTCAGATGCGTATGTAACCATGAATGCTCAAGTGAGTAAATCTTTTGGAAAGAATAAGAATTTCGACATCTATGTTGGTGGGGAGAATCTGAGTAATTTCTATCAGAAAGATCCAATCCTAGCATTTGATCAGCCATTTGGACAAAATTTCGACACCAATATGCTTTGGGGACCTATTGCTGGCCGAATGTTCTATACTGGAATCAGGTATCATATTAAATAA
- the trpA gene encoding tryptophan synthase subunit alpha yields MIEINKQANGLLSIYFTAGYPQIDSTIDIAAALEKAGADFLEIGFPYSDPVADGPTIQHSSEVALKNGMTLNVLFDQLKELRKRVSIPVFLMGYVNPVIQFGVENFCKACKEVGVNGTIIPDLPMYEYEDLYQGIFEENNVSNVFLVTPQTSSERVKKIDSLSTSFIYLLSSNATTGTKLDVQEQSESYFKRIKDMDLRNPLIIGFGIHNRDTFVKATQYANGAIVGTAFVKLLAEENYLEKIPDFISAIKG; encoded by the coding sequence ATGATAGAAATTAATAAACAAGCAAACGGTTTGCTTTCGATATATTTTACTGCAGGCTATCCCCAAATTGACAGCACGATTGATATTGCTGCAGCATTGGAGAAGGCTGGCGCAGATTTCCTTGAAATAGGTTTTCCTTATTCTGATCCTGTTGCCGATGGTCCTACTATCCAACATAGTTCAGAGGTAGCCTTGAAGAATGGCATGACTTTGAATGTCCTTTTTGACCAATTGAAAGAACTTAGAAAAAGGGTTTCAATACCGGTTTTTTTGATGGGCTACGTAAACCCTGTGATTCAATTTGGTGTAGAAAATTTCTGCAAAGCATGCAAAGAAGTAGGTGTAAATGGAACGATTATCCCAGACTTACCTATGTATGAGTACGAAGATTTATACCAAGGCATTTTTGAGGAGAATAATGTGAGCAATGTATTTTTGGTTACTCCTCAAACCTCGTCGGAAAGAGTAAAAAAAATCGATTCTTTGTCGACCAGCTTTATTTACTTGCTTTCCTCAAATGCTACCACAGGGACCAAACTAGATGTTCAAGAACAATCAGAGTCTTATTTCAAAAGGATTAAGGATATGGATTTGAGAAATCCTTTAATCATTGGTTTTGGCATTCACAATAGAGACACATTTGTTAAAGCCACACAATATGCAAATGGCGCCATTGTCGGAACTGCATTTGTCAAATTATTGGCGGAGGAAAACTATCTGGAGAAGATTCCGGATTTTATCTCTGCTATCAAAGGATAA